A genomic segment from Daphnia carinata strain CSIRO-1 chromosome 1, CSIRO_AGI_Dcar_HiC_V3, whole genome shotgun sequence encodes:
- the LOC130693093 gene encoding uncharacterized protein LOC130693093 translates to MDHVNNGSFVSISNETSTTTDVGNSTDTLFNQTAGSPAHDDTVSVVLIPLAIIGLLLALAAIIFIVIRRRTTKQASRRQFAPVYYSVEHEESGNEWESQLMDEELARHANIVKPNRGNQARLQFERGGTK, encoded by the exons ATGGATCACGTGAACAATGGCAGCTTTGTTTCAATTAGTAACGAAACTTCTACAACCACTGATGTTGGAAATAGCACAGATACTCTTTTCAATCAAACTGCAGGCTCACCTGCACACGATGACACTGTTAGCGTAGTTCTAATACCATTGGCAATTATTGGACTCCTCCTTGCACTTGCGGCAAta ATCTTTATTGTAATCCGGAGAAGAACCACTAAACAAGCATCAAGACGTCAGTTTGCCCCAGTTTATTATTCTGTGGAACACGAAGAGAGTGGCAATGAGTGGGAATCTCAGCTCATGGATGAAGAATTGGCCAGACATGCCAATATTGTTAAG ccaAATCGTGGAAATCAAGCCAGGCTCCAGTTTGAAAGAGGTGGCACTAAATAG